One window of Mauremys reevesii isolate NIE-2019 linkage group 4, ASM1616193v1, whole genome shotgun sequence genomic DNA carries:
- the LOC120403680 gene encoding PHD finger protein 7-like isoform X2, with protein sequence MQARDLARGEQDSIRDVQIQAKYKTPARGSLPPIPHHSEHSSGSESGSFRGSCSILGLHISRDAAWEEDGAFSDQYHRHSRCDAGCCLYVGGREQSADDGPWQLLLCSSCGSQGTHRRCSSLGATRGPWECEDCAEPAGAASHQLSAPGRPATSQAACGTRGRRPGPTTPREPDFPVPASEDPSLPRSLALLPTGKEETTQRS encoded by the exons ATGCAGGCTCGAGACCTGGCAAGGGGAGAGCAGG ACAGCATAAGAGATGTGCAGATCCAGGCAAAATACAAAACACCAGCGCGTGGATCCCTGCCTCCCATTCCTCATCACTCAGAGCATTCTTCGGGATCTGAATCCGGGTCCTTTCGGGGTTCCTGCTCCATCCTGGGACTCCACATCTCCAG GGACGCCGCCTGGGAGGAAGACGGCGCGTTCAGCGACCAGTATCACAGACACAGCCGCTGTGATGCCGGCTGCTGCCTGTACGTGGGCGGCAGAGAGCAATCCGCAGACGATGG CccgtggcagctgctgctgtgcagctCGTGTGGCTCCCAGGGGACCCACCGCCGCTGCTCCTCGCTGGGGGCCACCAGGGGCCCGTGGGAGTGTGAGGACTGCGCGGAGCCCGCAGGGGCGG CATCCCACCAGCTCTCCGCCCCGGGGAGACCAGCAACCAGCCAGGCTGCGTGTGGAACCAGAGGCAGGAGGCCAGGACCCACCACACCCCGAGAGCCAGACTTTCCCGTCCCCGCAAGTGAAGACCCTTCGCTGCCCCGGTCCCTGGCTCTGCTACCTACAG gtaaagaagaaacaacccaaagatcctag
- the LOC120403680 gene encoding PHD finger protein 7-like isoform X4 codes for MQARDLARGEQDSIRDVQIQAKYKTPARGSLPPIPHHSEHSSGSESGSFRGSCSILGLHISRDAAWEEDGAFSDQYHRHSRCDAGCCLYVGGREQSADDGPWQLLLCSSCGSQGTHRRCSSLGATRGPWECEDCAEPAGAASHQLSAPGRPATSQAACGTRGRRPGPTTPREPDFPVPASEDPSLPRSLALLPTGFFSHR; via the exons ATGCAGGCTCGAGACCTGGCAAGGGGAGAGCAGG ACAGCATAAGAGATGTGCAGATCCAGGCAAAATACAAAACACCAGCGCGTGGATCCCTGCCTCCCATTCCTCATCACTCAGAGCATTCTTCGGGATCTGAATCCGGGTCCTTTCGGGGTTCCTGCTCCATCCTGGGACTCCACATCTCCAG GGACGCCGCCTGGGAGGAAGACGGCGCGTTCAGCGACCAGTATCACAGACACAGCCGCTGTGATGCCGGCTGCTGCCTGTACGTGGGCGGCAGAGAGCAATCCGCAGACGATGG CccgtggcagctgctgctgtgcagctCGTGTGGCTCCCAGGGGACCCACCGCCGCTGCTCCTCGCTGGGGGCCACCAGGGGCCCGTGGGAGTGTGAGGACTGCGCGGAGCCCGCAGGGGCGG CATCCCACCAGCTCTCCGCCCCGGGGAGACCAGCAACCAGCCAGGCTGCGTGTGGAACCAGAGGCAGGAGGCCAGGACCCACCACACCCCGAGAGCCAGACTTTCCCGTCCCCGCAAGTGAAGACCCTTCGCTGCCCCGGTCCCTGGCTCTGCTACCTACAG gtttcttttctcacaggtaa
- the LOC120403680 gene encoding G2/M phase-specific E3 ubiquitin-protein ligase-like isoform X1 — translation MSDSIRDVQIQAKYKTPARGSLPPIPHHSEHSSGSESGSFRGSCSILGLHISRDAAWEEDGAFSDQYHRHSRCDAGCCLYVGGREQSADDGPWQLLLCSSCGSQGTHRRCSSLGATRGPWECEDCAEPAGAASHQLSAPGRPATSQAACGTRGRRPGPTTPREPDFPVPASEDPSLPRSLALLPTAPVLGRAVDPRGFPAAAPLRNIPALPEQGVAPQNTQSGFKWLFCRKTSSPGISWLLGIVGLCSP, via the exons ACAGCATAAGAGATGTGCAGATCCAGGCAAAATACAAAACACCAGCGCGTGGATCCCTGCCTCCCATTCCTCATCACTCAGAGCATTCTTCGGGATCTGAATCCGGGTCCTTTCGGGGTTCCTGCTCCATCCTGGGACTCCACATCTCCAG GGACGCCGCCTGGGAGGAAGACGGCGCGTTCAGCGACCAGTATCACAGACACAGCCGCTGTGATGCCGGCTGCTGCCTGTACGTGGGCGGCAGAGAGCAATCCGCAGACGATGG CccgtggcagctgctgctgtgcagctCGTGTGGCTCCCAGGGGACCCACCGCCGCTGCTCCTCGCTGGGGGCCACCAGGGGCCCGTGGGAGTGTGAGGACTGCGCGGAGCCCGCAGGGGCGG CATCCCACCAGCTCTCCGCCCCGGGGAGACCAGCAACCAGCCAGGCTGCGTGTGGAACCAGAGGCAGGAGGCCAGGACCCACCACACCCCGAGAGCCAGACTTTCCCGTCCCCGCAAGTGAAGACCCTTCGCTGCCCCGGTCCCTGGCTCTGCTACCTACAG CACCAGTGCTGGGAAGAGCTGTGGACCCCCGGGGTTTCCCTGCCGCTGCTCCTCTCCGTAACATCCCAGCCCTGCCGGAGCAAGGGGTTGCCCCCCAGAACACACAGAGTGGATTCAAATGGCTATTTTGCCGGAAGACCAGCTCCCCAGGGATTTCATGGCTGTTGGGCATTGTAGGTCTGTGCAGTCCATAG
- the LOC120403680 gene encoding predicted GPI-anchored protein 58 isoform X3 codes for MCRSRQNTKHQRVDPCLPFLITQSILRDLNPGPFGVPAPSWDSTSPGTPPGRKTARSATSITDTAAVMPAAACTWAAESNPQTMASHQLSAPGRPATSQAACGTRGRRPGPTTPREPDFPVPASEDPSLPRSLALLPTAPVLGRAVDPRGFPAAAPLRNIPALPEQGVAPQNTQSGFKWLFCRKTSSPGISWLLGIVGLCSP; via the exons ATGTGCAGATCCAGGCAAAATACAAAACACCAGCGCGTGGATCCCTGCCTCCCATTCCTCATCACTCAGAGCATTCTTCGGGATCTGAATCCGGGTCCTTTCGGGGTTCCTGCTCCATCCTGGGACTCCACATCTCCAG GGACGCCGCCTGGGAGGAAGACGGCGCGTTCAGCGACCAGTATCACAGACACAGCCGCTGTGATGCCGGCTGCTGCCTGTACGTGGGCGGCAGAGAGCAATCCGCAGACGATGG CATCCCACCAGCTCTCCGCCCCGGGGAGACCAGCAACCAGCCAGGCTGCGTGTGGAACCAGAGGCAGGAGGCCAGGACCCACCACACCCCGAGAGCCAGACTTTCCCGTCCCCGCAAGTGAAGACCCTTCGCTGCCCCGGTCCCTGGCTCTGCTACCTACAG CACCAGTGCTGGGAAGAGCTGTGGACCCCCGGGGTTTCCCTGCCGCTGCTCCTCTCCGTAACATCCCAGCCCTGCCGGAGCAAGGGGTTGCCCCCCAGAACACACAGAGTGGATTCAAATGGCTATTTTGCCGGAAGACCAGCTCCCCAGGGATTTCATGGCTGTTGGGCATTGTAGGTCTGTGCAGTCCATAG